A window of Pecten maximus chromosome 12, xPecMax1.1, whole genome shotgun sequence genomic DNA:
ATGCCTTCCTATGGGAAATTTTACCAGGAAAGTTAAGAAATTTCCTAAAGTTAaagaattttgatgaaactggggcccGACGATTGTAACCGAACACAGTCAATGAAATGTttgtaagtacaatgtatacctatTTGTTTCAGTTTGCCGAATACTACCATGAGAGGCGACGTAAATACGGAACGATCTACAAAACACATTTAATGGGCCGTCCAACTATCCGTGTCAGTGAGGCAGAGTACTTGAAGACGATTGTAAATGGCGAGAATACAATTGTCGTGTCACAATGGCCTGAAGCTACCCAACGTATCCTTGGATCTGGCGCTCTGTCGATGATGTACGGAGAGACTCACAAAATACGTAAGAAATATGTTGCTGCGGCCTTCTCCCAAAAAGCACTGCAGTCCTACATCCCAAGTTTTCAGACAATATGTCGTCAGGCGTTTGCAGACTGGAAGAAACGTAGAAATATCCTTGCTTTCGAGGAATGTAAGACGTTGACATTCAAGATTGCCACTAAAGTATTGATAGGATTTCAGTACGATGAATCGTCCGACCTTGTTAGTCTGTTTGAAGAAATGATGTACAACACTTTCTCTCTACCTATCAACCTACCTGGGTTCGGTCTATATAAGGTAAGTTATGGTCCGGTTAATAAAGATCCACATGTGGGGAGGTCTAGAAGTCGTTGTTTTTATAGAGATAAACAAGATGAAGTAAAGAAATTGTCGactgttttaaacaaaattagaaaaaatgaTCTTAAAGTTAAAACTTCTACTGttcaaacttattttgaaatatcaagtGCTTCCTTAAAATACCAAAATGCTCTTTGTCAGTACTAGACTCCTTTATTTGAAGAGTTCGGTCAGAGTGTATAATATGGTGTACTGTCCAGCCACCTCCGAAGTATTATAACACCATTTATTATACCTTATGTAAGATTCTCGCCTTATTATTGGTCAATTCCTAATCACATGACCTGAAACAATATGCAGTGTCAGAAACAGCGGTCAACATTGCCGTGGGATATTGCAATGTTCCCCGCTCCGCCCGAAAACGCACGATTGTTTCTTACGGAAAATCCCGAACATtgagaagggagacaattcttacaAACGCAACAGTGACACAGACAACTTGTAAACATGGAGCAGACATCCAAGAGGTTTGCCTCAATATTTGAGGAGGATATCGATAAATTGATATctattcggtataataaaataaatagtgcccttgtctgaggggaatatggaggattgtttcccctCGAGAACATTGTATTCCCTCGCCTTTCGGCTCGGGAAGATAATGTTCCCTcggggaaacaatcctccatattcccctcagacaagggcactatttataTAGTACTCTCCAGCCACCTCCAACATATTATAACACCATGTATTGTCCAACCACCTCCGAAGTATTATAACACCATGTGTGTGTAATGAATAACCATGTGTACCAAAGACCATGTATTGAGAACAACAATGTTATTCATACTagacaacaatgtatttttcaGGGTTTGAAAGCTAAACAGAAGGTTGTAGCAGAGATTGATAAATGCCTGAAAAGGATCGAGGAGGAGGGTAGTGAACAGGATTTTACAACAGCGATGCATTTCATCCTACATTCCCAGGAAGGGGACATCACTATTCCACGAGAGGAGCTCTGCGAGGCCGCAAATGAGCTGTTATTCACCGGACACGACACAACCTCAAGTACACTCTGCTCCGTGTTGATGTATCTTGGGAAAAACAAAGAATACCTGGACAGACTGCGAACCGAACTCAGAGACAATGATTTATTGGATTATGAGGATGACAGAGTCGATCTGAACGTAACGAAGCTGAATTCTCTCCCCTTCCTCCACTGTGTAATGAAGGAGGTTTTAAGACTCGCTCCACCAGTTGGTGCTGGCTTCAGACGCGCAATCAAAACCTTTGAACTCGGGGTGAGTATACACCAATCTCGTTATCCAGAATATCTAATTAATATATGTGTTAAATATATGCCATATTATATGTTGTACTTTTATCTAAATATGTCtatttaacatttgaataattcaattaagaaattgttttcatataatattttcacatttaCGATCTTTTGAAATGGAGACAGGCATTGTAACAAAATGTTGTCAGGAACTTGTGTTAAAAAACCCAGTGAATAATCAATGTTCAGAAAATTCAACTAAATGTTGTAAtcgataattaaaaaaaacaccggtggccgagtggttaaggtgtcccgacactttatcactaaccctccacctctgggtcatgagttcgaaacctatgtggggcagttgcctagtactgaccataggctggtggtttttctccgggtactccagctttcctccacctccaaaacctggcacgtccttaaatgaccctggctgttaataggacccttaaaaaaaataaaaccaatttgTTTTCTTGTAGGACTATCAGGTCCCAGAAGGCTGGACGGTGTGCTTCGGGATTCGTGAAACTCATCATAATTCTCCAGTATTCTCAAAAGCACTCGAGTTCAACCCTGACAGATGGATGGAAGAAGTATCTGACCTTGGAAAGCAAGAAACTGGAAAGTTTAATTTTCTGCCATTCGGTTATGGAGGAAGGGTTTGTATTGGGAAAGAGTATGCTAAATTGCTTACAAAAGTCTTTATTGTAGAGTTATGTCGAATTTGTGATTGGGACCTGGAGAATGAGGACATTCAGATGTCATATATCCCGATTACCAAGCCAAAAGATCTTTTACCAATCCATATCTataacaagggaggtaactagaTCATGCAGGGTTCTTCTGTATTTGACAAGATTAATCACTGCAGGCACAAAGTATCTTTGTATattacaggggaggtaattttgaTCAGGTCgttgtatttctgtatttgaCAGGGAAGGAAATAAGATCAGACAAAAAGTGTCTGTATattacaggggaggtaattagaTCAGACAAAAAGTGTCTCTGTACattacaggggaggtaattagaTCAGACAAAATGTGTCGCAGTACattacaggggaggtaattggATCAGACAAAAAGTGTCTCTGTACcttacaggggaggtaattagaCCAGACAAAAAGTGTCTCTGTACattacaggggaggtaattagaCCAGACACTTTGTACattacaggggaggtaattagaCCAGACAAAAAGTGTCTATATATTACAGAGGAGGTATTTAGATCAGACAAAAAGTGTCTGTATATTACAGGGGAGGTAGTTAGATCAGACAAAGTGTCTCTGTACTTTACAGGGGAGGCAATTAGATCAGACAAAGTGTCGGTATATTACAGGGGAGGGAATTAGATCAGACAAAAAGTGTCTCTGTACATTACAGGAGAGGTAATTAGATCAGACAAAATGTGTCACTGTACattacaggggaggtaattagaTCAGACAAAATGTGTCACTGTACattacaggggaggtaattagaTCAGACAAAAAGTGTCTCTGTACcttacaggggaggtaattagaCCAGACAAAAAGTGTATCTGTACattacaggggaggtaattagaCCAGACACTTTGTACattacaggggaggtaattagaCCAGACAAAAAGTTTCTCCGTACATTACAGAGGTAATTAGATCAGACAAAAAGTGTCTGTGTACgttacaggggaggtaattagatcagacaaaaaaatattacaggggaggtaagtagATCAGACAAAAAGTGTCTATATattacaggggaggtaattagaTCAGACAAAAAGTGTCTGTATATTACAGGGGAGGTAAAAAAAGTGTCTGTATATTACAGGGGAAGTAATTGGATCAGAGAAAAAGTGTCTGTATATTACAGGGGAAGTAATTGGATCAGAGAAAAAGTGTCTGTATattacaggggaggtaattggATCAGAGAAAAAGTGTCTGTATattacaggggaggtaattggATCAGAGAAAAAGTGTCTGTATATTACAGGGGAGGTAGTTGGATCAGAGAAAAAGTGTCTCTGTACAtttcaggggaggtaactagaTCAGATACAATGGTGAGAAAAAAACCCAGTAAAGTTAAACAGCTATGTGAAATCATTTTGGGAAGGGAGAGAAATCCCGGTGTCTATAAAAAGATgtgatattatatttattttcccGGTGAAATAAGcttgatataaattatatgtatacattttatatatgtgtgaGATTTTATGTAATGCACTTTTTATATTTCTACAAGtttattattgaaattttaatccATGCAGTAGTAATTGTTGGTACATGTGTAGGTATGTGAAATTCATTTAGATGTGATGAAAAAGATCCATTTTATTCAAATGGAAAattataaaaacacaaatatttttcACTAAACCATGTAATTAATGTTCattgatgtattgattttaaagtttattttggAAGAAATGAAACTGTTTTTCACACAATGAAATCGTACAGGGTTTGTTttcaatgttaacattttgtCCGAGTTTATGTATGTCCAAATTTTGgaataaaaacatgttaaaGGAAAATTTTAGGGATATCTTGCTTTGCTTACCAGTGTACTGGcctgtgtatatttgtgtaagGCAGAgaattttatatgtttatatagcaTACCGGTGTATAAGGCCAATAACAGAATGTTTGTTTTTCATGATCTATTTAgctatttatatgtatgtatatgtagacaAATGTCCAgactttttaaaatcaattgatTATTTGTACTTGCATGTATCTCGGTGACTTCAGATCTCGCAAATTGTGTTATGTTGgtagaaatattgaaaaaattaaCTGAGAATCGACTGGACTTCTCTTAGTCGTTAATTTGAAATtacacaaacaaacatataGGTACAGTAAAGGAAATCGGACAGTcgaaaaacataaatatttttcacttgGTCTTATCATGATTGTACAATTGCAATATATCACAATGCTGTAAGAAAATGCAGTAGTTCATCAATAACCACTCAGTACTTCACCAATAACCACTCAGTTCTTCATCAGTAACCACTCAGTACTTCATCAATAACCACTAAGTTCTTCATCAGTAACCACTCAGTACTTCATCAATAACCACTCAGTACTTCATTAATAACCACTCAGTTCTTCATCAGTAACCATTCAGTACTTCATCAATAACCACTCAGTTCTTCATCAATTACCACTCAGTTCTTCAATAACCACTCAGttctacatcaataacactcAGTACTTCATCAATAACCACTCAGTACTTCATCAGTAACCACTCAGTTCTTCAATAACCACTCAGTTCTTCATCAATAACCACTCATTTCTTTATCAATAACCACTCATTTCTTCATCAATAACCACTCAGTACTTCATCAATAACCACTCATTTCTTTATCAATAACCACTCATTTCTTCATCAATAACCACTCAGTACTTCATCAATAACAACTCATTTCTTCATCAATAACCACTCAGTACTTCATCAATAACCACTCAGTTCTTCATCAATAACCACTCAGTTCTTCATCAATTACCACTCAGTACTTCATCAATAACCACTCCGTTCTTCATCAATAACCACTCAGTACTTTATCAATAACCACTCAGTTCTTCATCAGTAACCACTCAGttctacatcaataacactcAGTTCTAAATCAATAACCACTCAGTTCTTCATCAATTACCACTCAGTTCTTCAATAACCACTCAGTACTTCATCAGTAACCACTCAGTTCTTCATCAGTGACCACTCAGTTCTTCATCAATAACCACTCAGTTCTTCATCAATAACCACTCAGTACTTCATCAATAACCACTCAGTACTTCATCAATAACACTCAGTTCTTCATAAATAACACTCAGTTCTTCATCAATAACACTCAGTTCTTCATCAGTAACCACTCAGTTCTACATCAATAACCACTCTGTTCTTCAATAACCACTCAGTACTTCATCAATAACTACTCAGTTCTTCATCAATAACCACTCAGTTCTTCATCAATAACACTCAGTTCTTCATCAATTACCACTCAGTTCTACATCAATAACTACTCAGTACTTCATCAATAACACTCAGTTCTTCATCAATAACACTCAGTTCTTCATAAATAACACTCAGTTCTTCATCAATAACACTCAGTTCTTCATCAGGAACCACTCAGTTCTACATCAATAACCACTCTGTTCTTCAATAACCACTCAGTTCTTCATCAATTACCACTCAGTTCTTCATCAATAACCACTCAGTACTTCATCAGTGACCACTCAGTACTTCATCAATAACTACTCAGTTCTTCATCAATAACTACTCAGTTCTTCATCAATTACCACTCAGTTCTTCAATAACCACTCAGTACTTCATCAATAACCACTCAGTTCTTCATCAATAACACTCAGTTCTTCATCAATTACCACTCAGTTCTTCAATAACCACTCAGTTCTTCATCAGTAACGACTCAGTTCTACATCAATAACCACTCAGTTCTACATCAATAACCACACAGTTCTTCATCAGTAACCACTCAGTTCTTCATCAATAACCACTCAGTTCTTCATCAATAACACTCAGTTCTTCATCAATAACCACTCAGTTCATCATCAATAACACTCAGTTCTTCATCAATAACACTCAGTTCTTCATCAGTGACCACTCAGTTCTTCATCAATAACCACTCAGTTCTTCATCAATAACACTCAGTTCTTCATCAGTGACCACTCAGTACTTCATCAATAACCACTCAGTTCTTCATCAGTAACAACTCAGTTCTACATCAATAACCACTCAGTTCTTCATCAGTGACCACTCAGTTCTTCATCAATAACCACTCAGTTCTTCATCAATAACCACTCAGTACTTCATCAGTGACCACTCAGTTCTTCATCAATTACCACTCAGTTCTTCATCAGTAACAACTCAGTTCTACATCAATAACCACTCAGTTCTTCATCAGTGACCACTCAGTTCTTCATCAATAACCACTCAGTTCTTCATCAATAACCACTCAGTACTTCATCAGTGACCACTCAGTTCTTCATCAATTACCACTCAGTTCTTCAATAACCACTCAGTTCTTCATCAGTAACCACTCAGTTCTTCATCAGTAACCACTCAGTTCTTCATCAATAACACTCAGTTCTTCATCAATAACACTCAGTTCTTCATCAGTAACCACTCAGTTCTACATCAATAACCACTCAGTACTTCATCAATAACCACTCAGTTCTTCATCAGTAACCACTCAGTTCTACATCAATAACCACTCAGTACTTCATCAATAACACTCAGTACTTCATCAGTAATCACTCAGTACTTCATCAGTGACCACTCAGTTCTTCATCAATAACACTCAGTTCTTCATCAATAACCACTCAGTTCTTCATCAATAACCACTCAGTTCTACATCAATTACCACTCAGTTCTACATCAATAACCACTCAGTACTTCATCAATAACCACTCAGTTCTACATCAATAACCACTCAGTACTTCATCAATAACCACTCAGTACTTCATCAATAACCACTCAGTACTTCATCAGTGACCACTCAGTTCTTCATCAATAACCACTTGGTACTTCATCAATAACCACTCAGTTCTTCATCAATAACCACTCGATACTTCATCAATAACCACTCAGTTCTTCATCAATAACACTCAGTTCTTCATCAGTAATCACTCAGTACTTCATCAGTAATCACTCAGTACTTCATCAGTAATCACTCAGTACTTCATCAGTAACCACTCAGTTCTTCATAAGTAACTACTGTTTAATTCATCATTCACCACTCAGTACTTCATCAATAACCACTCAGTTATATTTTTCTCATAGTGCTACAATCCTGCGAGACTATTGCTGTAAATATGGTACAATATGGCAGTTATCTGGTCGTTTTGTTTTTCCTTTAGTGCTAAAAACCTATTTAAAATCTGCTTTTGTAGAATATATATCCGGTATATAAGACATAGTGCTAAGACCAGATAAAAAATCTGCTCATATcttattatacagtatattatattaccacatttatcctcaaataagccccctcccctagtgtaaaagtttggtATTAAACTTTGGGGAAGGCTTATTTGTATACAGGGGCTTTCTTGTGGATAAATATTGTGGTGTTATATCATGAGTTAACATGATTTGTCATATTTTTCTGTATGCCAACCTGGTAATAATCTGCTTTAACGCAATAAAATGTTATGTAAATAGATTTAGAAGTTTGTGTCTTCTATACACATGTTCACACGTCTTCTATACACATGTTCACACATCttctatacacatgtacacatgtcgtctatacacatgtacacgtCATCTATACACATGTTCACACGTCTTCTATACACATGTTCACACATCttctatacacatgtacacatgtcgtctatacacatgtacacatgtcgTCTATACACATGTTCACACATCttctatacacatgtacacatgtcgtctatacacatgtacacatgtcgtctatacacatgtacacatgtcgTCTATACACATGTTCACACATCttctatacacatgtacacatgtcgTCTATACACATGTTCACACATCttctatacacatgtacacatgtcgtctatacacatgtacacatgtcgTCTATACACATGTTCACACATCttctatacacatgtacacatgtcgTCTATACACATGTTCACACATCttctatacacatgtacacacgtCGTCTATACACATGTTCACACATCttctatacacatgtacacatgtcgTCTATACACATGTTCACACATCttctatacacatgtacacacgtCGTCTATACACATGTTCACACATCttctatacacacatacacatatcgtctatacacacacatgtaaatGAGAGATCGTTTTCAAGAAAATCACTTTCATCCATCATTCAAGATAATGACCAGTGGTGTTCTTCCCAAAACTGTCTCAGGATCAGGCCATGAAAACTTGATAAACCATATACTGTGATCAACTCAGTATTCAAGATAGATTAGGTCAgtaataatgaaaatacattttaaaagttttcaatTTTGAGATGATATTTTTGTGCTGcaaatttactgaaacggaATTGAGACTTGAGACCTGACAGGTAATCTTCAATTTGTGACGAGACAGAATACCCTGGTATTCAGATAAACTGTGGAATTGGCTGAACTGTGTTAAGAATCTTGATAATTGCACTTAACAGAAACCACTCCATATTAGGATTGCTTTTATAAAAGCCTTATTAGTTTAGTTGTTTTATTACCTTGCCAACAACATTAACGATCATTTTGAGACAGTGTCTCactgtagtagctggtggctaccatGCTGACTTAAGGAGGCATGTCACATGACATCTAGCGCAACTGTGGGACACATCTGGGAGGTGAGTCTGGTCCCTGACCTAAATTCAGTACGATACACAATCCAGCAAAGATACAGATCAAACTAGGCCCCTCTGATTTTTACCTGAGATGGCTGAAATAGACGAAGTATGAGCTACATCATGACCCATTCGtgttaaaaacaagaggcccaatgggcctgtatcgctcacctggctctagagcaaatttgcagttgattgaggtcatttctacagatactatgctgataacaactttattcaaatatcagagtaagctaggtttattcatgtcaatatattttttagtccttcattccagcatactattggcctaagatcgggtcttggctcttggctctaagcatgctacagacaggcccaatatcaagtccctgggcctcttggttattgagaagaagtcatttgaagattatagtgtatttgacccatgtgaccttgaatgatagtcaaggtcatttattttaacaaacttggtagcccttcaccccagcatgctacaggcccaatatcaattccctgggcctcttggttatcgagaagaagtcatttgaagattatagtgtatttgacccatgtgacctt
This region includes:
- the LOC117339923 gene encoding cytochrome P450 26A1-like, translated to MEISAQFLLADPVWKLAGLLTVLLTVPSLLKWGWQVYINRVYPANKASTKPLPPGTLGYPIIGETIHFILKFAEYYHERRRKYGTIYKTHLMGRPTIRVSEAEYLKTIVNGENTIVVSQWPEATQRILGSGALSMMYGETHKIRKKYVAAAFSQKALQSYIPSFQTICRQAFADWKKRRNILAFEECKTLTFKIATKVLIGFQYDESSDLVSLFEEMMYNTFSLPINLPGFGLYKGLKAKQKVVAEIDKCLKRIEEEGSEQDFTTAMHFILHSQEGDITIPREELCEAANELLFTGHDTTSSTLCSVLMYLGKNKEYLDRLRTELRDNDLLDYEDDRVDLNVTKLNSLPFLHCVMKEVLRLAPPVGAGFRRAIKTFELGDYQVPEGWTVCFGIRETHHNSPVFSKALEFNPDRWMEEVSDLGKQETGKFNFLPFGYGGRVCIGKEYAKLLTKVFIVELCRICDWDLENEDIQMSYIPITKPKDLLPIHIYNKGGN